Proteins from a genomic interval of Odontesthes bonariensis isolate fOdoBon6 chromosome 7, fOdoBon6.hap1, whole genome shotgun sequence:
- the muc5d gene encoding mucin-5AC, producing the protein MPLEWVIPWVTLSIGLSATTKVTPSHNNQFCSTWGNYHFRTFDGYFYHLPSTCNYILTSQCKADDESFNIQLQRLEVNGVPTIKRVTMTLDGVELKLNNATIKVNDEPCQSRIDTDSFIEACKKDICYCNSNSTSCYCSTVSEYSRQCAHEGGKPQQWKTKQLCAKQCPFNMEYKECGSPCTDTCSNHQKSQLCDKHCIDGCFCPSGTVFDDISQSGCITVDECPCFHNGLSYKPRETYFRACKNCACAKGQWSCQDVDCPGVCSIMGGSHISTYDDKTYRFHGECSYVLSKETNGTFSVRGDLDNCDESEKSTCLSAVTLQYQKMIIDIKANGEVIYNKGVSKLPLFTDDITIFSPSTFFIVIHSTFGFDLEIQLVPIMQVYIKANVSMKGKLSGLCGDFNDNEYDDFKTTTGLIEGTPVTFANTLKTRASCPDVKNRLGDPCSFSTAREKYAKHYCSYLSQQPGIFSRCHSEVDPKEYEESCVYDTCTCKNSQHCMCAAIASYVHACAAEGVLLNGWRNYMCQDYNTDCPSNFVYDYQMTSCGRTCHSLSQSDLTCGIHFTPHDGCGCAEGTYLNEKGLCVSASQCPCYVRYKVVQSKNVIRLNGQICLCHGGKFTCTGHQISETCTSPMVYFNCSNARQGDKGTECQNSCQTLGIECLSTECISGCICPGGLLSDGEGGCVKEDDCPCPHNGKSYRPGQNITVNCNTCTCKNRKWHCTSNDCGGTCTIYGQGHYRTFDDKKFPFVGDCGYILTQDHCGDDMNGTFKVVTENIPCDATETICSTAIKLFLGNKEIVLSEENVRVIKQSNGVDIPYKVHTMGLYLVVEAKNGLVLMWNKKTTLLITLSSTFKGKVCGMCGNYDGNIKNDFTKKCKDTVVDVLEFGNSWKVSPTCPNGNATKDPCSLYSHRKPWALKHCNIIKSKVFEACHSMVLPESYYDACVTDTCACNTGGDCEFFCSAVAAYAAACNKAGACLKWRTPTICPIFCDYYNSDGECEWHYTPCGRPCMKTCRNPSGKCYNHLPAFEGCYPTCPPEQSYLEEITMKCVSLEECGCYDDEGKHYKEWESIPSKENCYSCSCFSTNIKCTYDVSACTCYFNGRYYTYGDTIYKTHDGDGTCINATCGENGIITRIMTHCPTPTPIISTSIPTTTVFLFNTTGCYNYSELNNAKSFNKITDYNSHNSGKTHNKLNNYSEAP; encoded by the exons GAGAGTTTCAATATTCAGCTCCAGCGACTGGAGGTAAATGGAGTCCCCACCATCAAGAGAGTCACAATGACACTGGATGGGGTTGAGTTGAAATTAAACAACGCTACCATCAAAGTCAATGATGAACC CTGTCAAAGTCGGATTGATACCGATTCCTTCATTGAAGCTTGTAAGAAAGACATATGCTACTGTAACAGCAACAGCACTTCATGCTACTGTTCAACTGTGTCAGAATACTCTCGACAGTGTGCTCATGAGGGTGGGAAACCACAGCAGTGGAAGACCAAACAACTGTGTG CAAAACAATGCCCTTTTAACATGGAGTATAAGGAATGTGGTAGTCCCTGTACTGACACCTGCAGCAACCACCAAAAAAGCCAGCTGTGTGACAAGCACTGCATAGATGGATGCTTCTGTCCATCCG GAACTGTGTTTGACGATATCTCACAAAGTGGGTGCATCACTGTTGATGAGTGCCCCTGCTTTCACAATGGCCTTTCATACAAACCTAGGGAAACTTACTTTAGGGCTTGCAAAAATTG CGCATGTGCTAAGGGTCAGTGGAGCTGTCAAGATGTTGACTGTCCCGGTGTCTGCTCTATCATGGGTGGCTCTCACATCTCCACCTATGATGACAAAACCTATAGATTCCATGGTGAATGTTCATATGTTTTATCCAAG GAGACTAATGGGACTTTCAGTGTCCGTGGTGATTTGGACAATTGTGACGAATCAGAAAAATCCACTTGCCTGTCTGCAGTCACTTTACAATATCAGAAAATG ATAATTGACATTAAAGCTAACGGAGAGGTCATTTATAACAAAGGTGTCTCAAAACTTCCTTTGTTCACAG ATGACATCACAATCTTCAGCCCATCTACATTCTTCATTGTAATCCACAGCACCTTTGGGTTTGATCTTGAAATCCAGCTTGTACCTATTATGCAGGTCTACATCAAAGCAAATGTTTCCATGAAGGGAAAACTCAGTG GCCTTTGTGGAGATTTCAATGATAATGAATATGATGATTTCAAAACTACAACTGGATTGATTGAGGGAACACCTGTGACATTTGCCAACACATTGAAGACCAGAGCAAGCTGTCCCGATGTGAAAAACAGGCTTGGAGACCCCTGCTCTTTCAGCACTGCCAGGG AGAAATATGCCAAACACTATTGCTCCTACCTGTCACAGCAACCTGGGATTTTTTCACGTTGCCATTCTGAAGTTGACCCAAAAGAGTATGAAGAA TCTTGTGTTTATGACACCTGCACCTGTAAAAATAGCCAGCACTGCATGTGTGCTGCCATAGCCTCATATGTCCATGCATGTGCTGCTGAGGGTGTATTGCTGAATGGATGGAGGAACTACATGTGCC agGACTACAATACTGACTGCCCTTCCAATTTTGTGTACGACTACCAGATGACAAGCTGCGGCCGCACCTGCCACTCTCTTAGTCAGTCAGACTTAACATGTGGGATTCACTTTACCCCTCACGATGGCTGCGGCTGTGCCGAAGGAACTTATCTCAATGAGAAAGGACTGTGTGTGTCAGCCTCACAGTGCCCTTGTTATGTCAGATACAAAGTGGTACAGTCCAAGAATGTCATCAGGCTCAATGGACAAATCTG cTTGTGCCATGGTGGAAAATTTACCTGTACAGGACACCAGATAAGTGAGA CATGTACCTCTCCAATGGTTTACTTCAACTGCTCAAACGCAAGGCAAGGTGACAAGGGGACTGAGTGCCAAAACAGCTGCCAGACACTAGGCATTGAATGC TTGAGTACAGAGTGTATCTCAGGTTGTATCTGTCCTGGTGGCCTCCTGTCAGACGGTGAAGGAGGTTGTGTGAAGGAGGATGATTGTCCCTGCCCACACAATGGAAAATCTTATCGTCCTGGACAAAATATAACTGTGAACTGCAACACATG CACgtgcaaaaacagaaaatggcaCTGCACAAGTAATGACTGTGGTGGAACCTGTACCATATATGGACAGGGGCATTACAGGACTTTTGATGACAAGAAATTCCCCTTTGTTGGGGACTGTGGCTACATCTTAACTCAG GATCACTGTGGGGATGATATGAATGGCACCTTCAAAGTCGTGACAGAGAACATCCCTTGTGATGCAACTGAAACAATCTGCTCTACTGCAATCAAGCTCTTCCTGGGG aacaaagaaattgttctgTCTGAGGAAAATGTCAGAGTTATTAAGCAAAGCAATGGGGTGGACATACCCTATAAAGTCCATACAATGGGTTTGTATCTTGTCGTTGAGGCAAAGAATGGTCTTGTTCTTATGTGGAACAAGAAGACAACACTCTTGATCACACTCAGCTCCACATTCAAG GGTAAGGTCTGTGGTATGTGTGGAAATTATGATGGAAATATCAAGAACGATTTTACCAAAAAATGTAAAGACACTGTGGTTGACGTGCTTGAGTTTGGAAACAGCTGGAAAGTGTCACCTACCTGTCCAAATGGAAACGCAACAAAAGATCCCTGCAGTCTGTACTCGCACAGAAAACCATGGGCATTGAAACACTGCAATATTATCAAAAGCAAAGTGTTTGAGGCCTGCCATTCAATG gtgCTTCCCGAAAGCTATTATGATGCTTGTGTGACAGACACATGTGCCTGCAATACAGGGGGAGATTGTGAATTTTTCTGCTCAGCTGTTGCAGCCTATGCTGCAGCCTGTAACAAGGCTGGAGCCTGCTTGAAATGGAGAACTCCCACTATCTGCC CTATATTCTGTGATTATTACAATTCTGATGGAGAGTGTGAGTGGCACTATACACCATGTGGAAGACCATGCATGAAGACATGTCGGAATCCATCTGGGAAATGCTACAATCATCTTCCAGCATTTGAAG GCTGCTATCCAACTTGCCCACCTGAACAATCTTATTTGGAGGAAATCACTATGAAGTGTGTGTCATTGGAGGAATGTGGCTGCTATGATGATGAAGGAAAGCATTATAAAGAATGGGAGTCCATACCTTCAAAGGAAAACTGTTACAGCTG TTCTTGTTTCTCAACAAATATCAAGTGCACATATGATGTCAGTG CCTGCACCTGTTACTTTAATGGTCGTTATTACACGTATGGAGATACAATCTATAAAACACATGATGGAGATGGAACCTGCATCAATGCTACTTGTGGAGAGAATGGAATCATTACCAGAATCATGACACATTGCCCCACACCCACACCAATAATATCAACATCAATTCCAACAACAACTGTCTTTCTGTTCAACACAACTG GCTGTTACAACTATTCTGAGCTTAACAACGCCAAGAGTTTCAACAAGATTACGGACTACAACAGCCACAATTCTGGAAAAACCCACAATAAGCTCAACAACTACAGTGAAGCCccctga